The following are encoded together in the Robertmurraya sp. FSL R5-0851 genome:
- a CDS encoding VOC family protein: MGKVTPFLMFQDGKAEEAMNYYISIIEDSEITSMVRYGANESGDEGTVMQATFSLKGQEFMCIDSNLKHQFTFTPSFSIFVTCDTEEEINNVYQKLIEGGQALMPIGDYGFSQRFGWLNDRFGVSWQLNLPL; the protein is encoded by the coding sequence GTGGGAAAAGTTACACCATTCTTAATGTTTCAAGATGGCAAAGCAGAAGAAGCAATGAATTATTACATATCTATTATTGAGGATTCAGAAATTACAAGTATGGTTCGCTATGGAGCTAATGAATCTGGAGATGAAGGAACGGTAATGCAGGCCACTTTTTCTTTAAAAGGGCAAGAATTTATGTGTATAGATAGTAATTTAAAGCATCAGTTTACATTTACTCCATCCTTCTCAATTTTTGTTACATGTGATACTGAAGAAGAAATTAACAACGTTTATCAGAAACTGATCGAGGGCGGACAAGCACTTATGCCAATTGGTGACTATGGTTTTAGTCAAAGGTTTGGGTGGCTAAATGATCGATTTGGTGTGTCATGGCAACTAAATCTTCCTTTGTGA
- a CDS encoding DUF1801 domain-containing protein — MAIGKLNPKVDDYLSQAKKWREESERLRHIVLDCDLTEEYKWMHPCYTFEKKNVVLIHGFKEYCALLFHKGALLKDPHGILVQQTENVQAARQIRFTHLQEIIELEPILKEYILEAIEVEKAGLEVTLKKDTEFIIPEELQEKFDESPDLKAAFEALTPGRQRAYILYFSQPKQSKTRVSRVENCMERILSGKGLKDCTCGLSKKMPSCDGSHKNIR, encoded by the coding sequence ATGGCAATTGGTAAACTGAATCCTAAGGTTGATGATTATTTAAGTCAAGCTAAAAAATGGAGGGAAGAATCTGAGAGGTTAAGACATATTGTTCTTGACTGTGATCTGACCGAAGAATATAAATGGATGCATCCTTGTTACACGTTTGAGAAGAAAAATGTCGTATTAATCCATGGATTTAAAGAATATTGTGCACTTCTGTTTCACAAAGGTGCCTTATTAAAGGATCCCCATGGAATTCTTGTCCAACAAACCGAGAATGTACAGGCGGCACGCCAGATTCGATTCACTCATCTTCAAGAAATAATTGAACTAGAACCTATTTTGAAAGAATACATTCTTGAAGCCATTGAAGTGGAAAAAGCCGGTTTAGAAGTAACTTTAAAAAAGGATACAGAATTCATTATTCCAGAAGAACTTCAAGAAAAATTCGATGAGTCACCAGACTTAAAAGCTGCTTTTGAAGCATTGACGCCGGGACGGCAAAGAGCATATATTCTTTATTTTTCTCAACCCAAACAATCCAAAACTCGAGTGTCAAGGGTTGAAAATTGTATGGAGAGAATTCTAAGCGGAAAGGGATTAAAGGATTGCACTTGTGGACTTTCTAAAAAAATGCCTTCCTGTGATGGCTCGCACAAGAACATTCGATAG
- a CDS encoding DNA alkylation repair protein codes for MDIETVMQELEALGKERMKKMYISNGAHEPLFGVATGAMKPIAKKIKINQDLADELYATGNYDAMYFAGIIADPKAMTEADYDRWIDGAYFYMLSDYVVAVTLSESDIAQDVADKWIASGDELKMSAGWSCYCWLLGNRKDKEFSESKISNMLDMVKNSIHDSPERTKSAMNNFVYTVAISYLPQHEKAVEVSKEIGIVEVKRDNKKSSFLNAYESIQKEMDRGKLGFKRKYVRC; via the coding sequence ATGGATATTGAAACAGTGATGCAAGAGCTTGAAGCCCTAGGCAAGGAACGAATGAAAAAAATGTACATATCCAATGGTGCGCACGAGCCACTTTTTGGCGTGGCTACAGGTGCTATGAAACCAATCGCAAAGAAAATAAAAATCAACCAAGATTTAGCTGACGAGCTTTATGCCACAGGTAATTACGATGCCATGTATTTTGCAGGCATTATTGCTGACCCAAAAGCTATGACTGAAGCAGATTATGATCGTTGGATTGATGGAGCGTATTTTTATATGCTGTCCGATTATGTGGTGGCAGTCACTTTATCAGAGTCCGATATTGCACAAGACGTTGCAGATAAATGGATTGCAAGTGGTGACGAATTGAAAATGTCGGCTGGATGGAGTTGCTATTGCTGGCTTTTAGGGAATCGAAAAGATAAAGAATTTTCCGAAAGCAAGATTTCCAATATGCTGGATATGGTGAAAAATTCGATTCATGATTCGCCGGAACGAACCAAATCTGCTATGAATAATTTCGTATACACGGTGGCGATTTCCTATTTGCCGCAACATGAAAAGGCAGTCGAGGTCTCAAAGGAAATAGGAATCGTAGAAGTCAAACGAGACAATAAAAAAAGCAGTTTCTTAAACGCTTACGAAAGTATTCAAAAAGAAATGGATAGAGGGAAGCTTGGTTTCAAACGTAAATATGTACGATGTTAA
- a CDS encoding SpoIID/LytB domain-containing protein, with protein sequence MISVRLRNYIGDTSKLAFYIKGAYSTLDPALMLNEGDEYTLSFKGGKMFLTCGKSKTEIDSPLILYPDTYDEEHLIYIDGRPYMGAVAFGMEENNIRPVNQILLEDYLKGVVPFEVFPDWNIEALKAQTLAARTYTITHKNPQLDDTIQYQVYGGYNEFSNTKRAVIDTKGEIITFQNKPISAFYSASNGGITESNKNVWGGNPSPYFPIKPDPFDPIQPWDFTLQKTQIDLDEIQSKDWNELKEKDGKISDSIKKWLNRNGYEGDIKILSIPFFAIDKVKNESQRSMIGSIQIEFMRRLIDGTILFERVSLDHVELKKIRPMIGGGHFRSYLISSFEINPTSYKVSGKGHGHGVGMSQWGANEMAEEGKTYKEIIGHYYPGTQVKVTQTFQE encoded by the coding sequence ATGATCTCTGTGAGATTACGAAATTATATTGGAGATACCTCTAAATTAGCATTTTACATAAAAGGTGCTTATTCAACGTTAGATCCAGCATTGATGTTAAATGAAGGGGATGAATATACACTTTCGTTTAAAGGTGGCAAAATGTTTCTTACATGCGGTAAGTCAAAAACGGAAATAGATAGCCCGCTCATTTTATATCCTGATACTTATGATGAAGAGCACCTAATATACATTGATGGAAGACCTTATATGGGAGCGGTAGCGTTTGGTATGGAAGAAAATAATATTAGACCCGTTAATCAAATCCTATTAGAGGATTACTTAAAGGGTGTTGTTCCATTCGAAGTGTTTCCTGATTGGAATATCGAGGCTTTAAAGGCACAAACGTTAGCTGCTCGCACGTATACAATCACCCATAAGAATCCCCAACTCGACGACACCATCCAATATCAAGTTTACGGAGGATACAATGAATTTAGTAATACAAAGAGGGCTGTAATTGATACAAAAGGAGAAATTATTACATTTCAAAATAAGCCCATAAGCGCTTTTTATTCTGCAAGTAATGGTGGAATCACAGAGAGTAATAAAAATGTATGGGGCGGCAATCCAAGCCCCTATTTTCCAATTAAACCAGATCCTTTTGATCCCATTCAACCCTGGGATTTTACATTACAAAAAACACAAATAGATCTGGATGAAATTCAATCGAAGGACTGGAACGAGCTAAAGGAGAAAGATGGTAAAATCAGCGACTCTATTAAAAAATGGCTTAATCGAAATGGTTATGAAGGTGACATAAAAATTTTAAGTATTCCTTTTTTTGCAATCGATAAAGTTAAAAATGAATCACAAAGGTCGATGATTGGCTCGATCCAAATTGAATTTATGAGAAGGTTGATTGATGGAACCATTTTATTCGAAAGAGTTTCGTTGGATCATGTTGAATTAAAAAAAATACGTCCAATGATAGGTGGAGGTCATTTTAGAAGTTATTTAATAAGTTCATTTGAAATCAATCCAACTTCTTATAAAGTAAGTGGCAAAGGCCATGGGCATGGAGTTGGTATGAGTCAATGGGGGGCAAACGAAATGGCTGAAGAGGGGAAAACCTACAAAGAAATTATTGGACACTATTATCCTGGGACCCAAGTGAAGGTCACTCAAACCTTTCAAGAATAA
- a CDS encoding VOC family protein produces the protein MIKYKSLHHVSLTVTDLERAKDFYGNVLCLNEIPRPDFDFSGAWYEIEGQQLHLIVDPSSQTIRQDKSLSSREGHFALRVENYYDALTWLKQNEVEILEKPYGKSGFAQIFCADPDGNLIELNVNQTEL, from the coding sequence TTGATTAAATACAAAAGTCTCCATCACGTAAGTCTTACAGTTACAGATTTGGAAAGAGCAAAAGATTTCTATGGGAATGTATTATGTTTAAATGAAATACCACGTCCAGATTTTGATTTTTCAGGTGCCTGGTATGAAATAGAGGGACAGCAACTCCACTTGATCGTTGATCCTTCTTCACAGACGATTCGTCAGGATAAAAGCTTATCCAGCAGAGAAGGTCACTTTGCTCTGAGAGTAGAGAACTATTATGATGCGCTTACATGGTTAAAACAAAATGAAGTGGAAATTCTTGAAAAACCCTACGGAAAAAGTGGATTTGCACAAATTTTCTGTGCTGACCCAGATGGTAATTTGATTGAACTTAACGTTAATCAAACAGAATTATAA
- a CDS encoding sugar ABC transporter substrate-binding protein → MKRNFLKSAFVSAIAATLLLTGCATGGETKEATGSNTLIEGVPERFANGDQPKIKVIRKIGGDDHTAQFLAGAKQEGEALGFQVDVFTANGDTAKFHDAINQALNQDYDGFIISHGDDDATVNDIQKIVDAGKSVVAFDSNANLTSVDGVTLVSQDDEALATLSLDQLVKETKGEANIAYLWVDGFPPMVRRNKVYEEVLANNPGIKEVERFGVAAADTSVQTQNAVAAMLNKYPKGELDAIFATWDAFAIGAARALKEAGREEVKIYGIDVSNADLQEIQREGSAWRYTAAVDPKLIGSVNMRILAKKLAGEETPQTYDLEASLISQEDLQKSKDPVNMVNLNEIIEGWGQSTEFEEDWMKTLREHYKK, encoded by the coding sequence ATGAAGAGGAACTTTTTAAAAAGTGCATTTGTATCAGCTATCGCTGCAACACTTTTGCTTACAGGCTGTGCAACAGGGGGAGAAACAAAGGAAGCAACAGGATCGAACACACTGATTGAAGGTGTACCTGAGCGCTTTGCAAATGGAGACCAACCAAAAATCAAAGTAATTCGTAAAATTGGTGGGGACGACCACACAGCACAGTTCTTAGCAGGTGCAAAGCAAGAAGGGGAAGCACTAGGATTTCAAGTGGATGTATTTACGGCAAATGGAGATACAGCGAAATTTCATGATGCGATTAACCAAGCGTTAAATCAAGATTATGATGGATTTATTATTTCTCACGGTGATGATGATGCTACCGTTAATGACATACAGAAAATTGTTGATGCTGGAAAAAGCGTAGTGGCATTTGACTCGAATGCAAATTTAACAAGTGTTGACGGTGTTACTCTTGTGTCACAAGATGATGAAGCACTAGCTACTCTATCATTGGATCAATTAGTAAAAGAAACAAAAGGGGAAGCCAATATTGCATACCTATGGGTGGACGGATTCCCACCAATGGTTAGACGAAATAAAGTGTATGAAGAGGTTCTAGCAAATAATCCTGGCATTAAAGAAGTGGAGCGCTTTGGCGTAGCAGCAGCTGATACTAGTGTTCAAACCCAAAATGCGGTTGCTGCAATGTTGAATAAATACCCTAAGGGTGAACTTGATGCGATTTTTGCCACTTGGGATGCTTTTGCCATCGGTGCGGCTCGCGCGTTAAAAGAAGCTGGCAGAGAAGAAGTTAAAATCTATGGAATCGATGTTTCAAATGCTGATTTGCAGGAAATCCAAAGAGAAGGTAGCGCTTGGAGATATACGGCAGCTGTTGATCCTAAGTTGATTGGTTCAGTAAATATGAGAATACTAGCAAAGAAATTAGCAGGCGAGGAAACACCACAAACGTATGATTTGGAAGCTTCACTTATCTCTCAAGAAGATCTTCAAAAATCAAAAGATCCTGTAAATATGGTCAATCTAAATGAAATCATTGAAGGATGGGGTCAATCAACAGAATTTGAGGAAGATTGGATGAAGACGCTGAGGGAACACTATAAGAAGTAA